The genomic segment ATCGATCTGTGGAGGGATACTGATCAATCCAACATGGGTCCTGACTGCTGCCCACTGCACTGAGTAAGAACAAGATACATACATTCCTAAAATGTTTGACGAGACAGCTTTACAActgatttatttgtgttttgaggtCAGTATACTACAGAAGTTCCTTGACGGGCATTGTGCCATTGCAAGAGTGCCAAACCAGAGTGCTCTGATGGTAGAAAGATTATCAAGATTTAGGttagaaaaatgtattcagacagaaagacatgtGAATATGTGATGGACAGATTTCTGACGGGGTTGTCATCAAGAAAAATCGAATAATCTATTGAATAAGAAAGCAGATCTTTAAATGCAAGATTCTGCCTGTATAAATTGAACTCTGGGAGAGTGAAGATTAACTCAACAGTTTTATATTAGTCCACACCCATGAGAGTCAGTTTTCCACTTTCAACAGCTACCACAGAGTCATATCAGCTCTGTGAGTGGGCAAACTCTCAATTCAACACTTATCAACTACTACTGAAGTCTCAGCACGTATtgacactggaaaaaaaactgctgttcATGTTTCTCTGCGTCTCAATGAAAGCCATATCCTGcctttattatatatatcatatgtgATAATGCACATGTAATAAGTTGTATTGTTAGTTTATTGTTAACCGTCAGTGTTTTGTGAACTTTGGTCTGTGTTTCTTGCTCTTGCAGCTTCAAGAAGGTGTTGCTGGGGGTGCACTCcatcaaagaaaaggaaaatgattCCAGGCAGATCCGAAAGGTGAAGCGCAGTGTTCCTCATCCCTGCTATGATGCAACAGATAAGGTCAATGACCTCAGATTGCTCAAGGTAAGGTGACTTCACAGTAAGCAGTAGTGAATTACAGCCTCGATGaacagacaaatacaaaaagaaagaagaaaaggcacAAATACACACGAAAAAGGATGTCAGCTTTCAgtcttttctattttcagaCTGCTTTGTTAGCAGCAGCATTTTATAACAAGCCTGCATTCATGAAAACATACTTTCCTTGTATTGTGCCACTCAAACAATGAAAGATACGAACAGCGACTTGGAAAGAATGTGCAGATATTTACAAGACATTATAAAGGCTGCGGTTAGGTAATAGACATCGTAGCCGTTGTTCCTCTTTTCATGAGCAGAGGTCTCGCCGTGTGGTGTGACCTCTTTACTTGTGGTTAAGCAAGTGTTAGAAACAAGTTCCAAGAAGAACGGCTATCTGACATCTGCATAAGGTCATCTGGACAGTTATTTAAGATATTTGCATAACACATGAACATTTCCATTACAAGCATCAATAAgtaatgttcctttttttaaatttcagctTGACAAACCGGTGAAGCAAACCAAGACGGTGAAATGTCTCGGGTTGGGTAACGCCATCAAAGAACCAGCAGCTGGCACCAACTGTCTGGTGGCTGGATGGGGGAAAACAAAGAACTCTGGCAAGCAAATTTCAGACGTCCTGATGTCCGTCAATGTGACTGTGATAGACAGAGTGAAGTGCAACTCTCCAGAATATTACAGCCTTAAGCCCGTTATCACTAGCGGCATGATATGTGCTGGTTCAGAGGGTAACAACAGGGCTGATACCTGTCAGGTAAGAGCGCTTTGTGCGGGAAGTAAACAGCCTGTCACCACCGTATCATCACCTTAACTGCTACGCATGTGCCTAAAAATGACATGTCATGTATTTATTCTCTCTCCAGGGGGATTCAGGAGGCCCACTGTTGTGCAATGGAGCACTGGTTGGAGTCACGTCTTTTGGGCGGAAGTGTGGCATACTTAAAAAGCCTGGAGTGTACGCGTTTCTCTCAGAAAAACAACTCATCTGGATCAAAAAGACAATGAAGAAGTCTGAAATAGAATGAGCCCTTCCTGTTGATTATTCTGTATTCTTCAAGTTAACCATGTCTTTCTTTGTACTCATTTTATGCTACATTCACTTAATTATATTATAGGTATagatataatataaatatactgttATAATGTTGTTTGGTAATATTTcaccacagagaaaacacagtggCTGTGGTGGATATGTGGATGCACATGTGAATCCATACAAGGTCTTTTCATATGACTTGAAATTTTCGCTAatctctgtttttgtgcttttattttgctgtttagcgcaaatatgtgtttttaaagtcaaatcATAATTTCTATTTCTTCCAAATAACTGACATAATTAGATGACTGCAATATGACTTTGCCGCAGTAAAATCAggcaaattattattttttttcaaagagcTATCTCTGTTAAGATAAAGGCAAAACatcaaagtgacaaagtgaATCCACCCGCCAACCAGAGAGATTCACCACTTCCTGCATCAAAAGACAGACCACAAAAGACAAATTCACACGGCGTATCTGAAGACCCCATACAGGAAACGTGCTAAATGTCGCAATGTTGCACAAGTGCCTTTATTCAAATACTGACGGAGACATTAACAGGGAACATACACCAAACATGCCCACTTCCAGTAAAAGGAAATGTTTGCCATTGTCATCAAAGTTGGCTCAGCGACATTTTTGGGAGGATTATTCATcagtttctttgtctctcttatCTTATACACTCTCTTTCATTCCTGTGAGCCGAAGGAgcccttttgtctctctgcaaTATTTGCTCCCCACTTTAAATTCTTGTGGGTTTATCATGCTGCACAGAAGTCAGCTAATTACATCTATGCAGCCTTTATGTCCTGGAACTTACTGTAATGTGGCACTCATGCTACATCACTAGGTGGTGCTCTCTGCAGTAGTTAGTGGTGCAGTAGTTTTACAGAACTCAGCTGGTGGTCAACATAATTTCACTCAGCTAAAAGTAAGACTAAAATgacttcaataaaaaaacaatttctgtTGATAAGAGatagatgaataaaaaaatgcttTGTTCACTGAACTGTTCCTGGGGTCCACATTTACAATACTTGACTGGTAACCCcttaagacaaagaaatgttttcacaggttACATCTGTTGTGGCCAGATGAACCAGCCAGATGTTCTGGCCAGtaattttttctttgtttttgaattatttttagaTGTCTGAAGAGGCAAAATTATCGAGTAATtcacaagttaaaaaagaaGAGTGGAAAGtccaaaaacatcaacaaaagtTTTGAGGGAGACGTGATTGTGATGCTTTCTCTTAATCCCCTTTCAACCCTTCAGGTTTATCTTGAGGTAAACCTTTGTGGGGGTCCCGAAACACTGCTCTACATCACCTTTTAGAGAAAATGAAGTAATCAGTAAGTTACATACCTTAACCACAAATATAAGTAGGATTATAGCTCTTTCCATCAAAATCACATCCTACTTAGTAACTCTATTTCTTGTCAAATGTGTTACTTTAATACATATGTCCTTGTACCTCTCAACAGAATTGGGTGTGATTAATGCTTATTAATCCCATTTACATAATATATGGGAAAACAGAACTAAGAGTCTACATCCATGCTCAGTGAGGCTGTatgcacagtggtgctttgagctaaatgctaacatatcTTATTGTGATGTATTGGAATGCTAACGTTTGTTTAAGCTACATCTCAGCATGacaggaatgtcattagttctcCAGGTATATGGTTGTTAACCAAAGTATAGGACAAATTTAAGTTTTGAACCAGATGCCATCAGGAGGAGAACATGATTGTCTTAATCAAATATCACAGCAAAccatccaacagctgtttatttcactcaaaaccacaaacgtgaacctcatggtggcgctggaggaaaggtcagaggatcaccgTGAAGTTCTGTAGAAAGTTTCAcagcagtccatccaatagttgttgagatttcagtctggaccaaagtggtaggTCTGCTTGACAACCTGTGTGATTTGGAAAttagaattaaaaacaaaagaaaataaaaaatacttacCTTGGCAACTGACCTGCTCCCTTGTAAAggtgaagggaaaaaaaaacgttacCACACCCAGGAAATTCCAGCATGTTCTTTATTTGAGCTCTAAGTGAATTATCACTGACCAAccatctgcctgtgtgtttactCTGTTTCCATGGTCACCCACAAAAGCTCACAGGCCCACCTCAGTGCCACCGAAACTATCAGAGCTCACCACGCCCTTATCAACTCATTTAGTCAAATGGATGAACGCACGGGtgtttatgaatgtttttggtGTGTTTAAATATCCATTTCTGCCATGGAGATCAccgtctctcacacacacacacacacacgcacacacaagagTAAATGTTTACCTGGGCTTGcatcacctgtgtgtgttggatgagCTGCCCACCTCGCCTCGCCTTTTCCTTCACTCACTGGTGACGCAACGCTacaaacacagagtgaaacCTTGTATTATAAAGGTGACTGGAAACTGTTGTATCCTGGTAGGTGAGTCAGTGCAAATTATCCCTAATATAAGATTATAAATCAACCTTCCATTCTTCAACATTTGATTTTGGATAAAGAGAGGAAAGGTTCAGAttgttaaaagaatagttttgacattttgtaattgtaattttgGAAtggagtttgatgagaagatggataccactttTACCtttgtccattaaatataaggctacaactagcagctggttagcttagctcaacacaaagactggaaacagggggaaaaggCTAGCCTGTGTCAAATgttaacaaaatctgccaaccagcacctctaaaggtcactaattaacacaattTCCCCTTTACTGTGAGTCATGTGCCAAACTATTTCCCCAGTTTCAAACTTGGGGGTGGATGGGGCCTGCCTTGAAGGTaaaagtgaagaggaagaagacttgcaagtaaacatggatgcaAACAATACAGTTTTATGGGGAAGGAAATGCATACACAACAATACATttgttatgcaccaaaacacattgtgggTATCCCTGAGCTCTAACACTGAAGGTAAACCtaaataacttttgtttgtttacaagaaacgtccacatttattttcagatatCTGACTAAAAGTTATTCTTCTGCTCTTGAGGCTTCATATTTGTACCTTATACAGTTTTCTTAACCTTACAGGAAATCTCACTAACCTCCTGGTGGCAAGTCATTTAAAGTCATTCAGTGAAGCCAAACTTTGTATTGTACAAAACTGTCCTTTGAATTCAAATTTTTACCATGGCATCTGATTATCATGTCCTTTGCAGAGTCAAATAACCCACCTGTTTACATTTGGCACATTTTATTGTTCACATTTACCCTTAAACCTCACTGACCCGCTGGTGGACCAgtcatttaaataaactttgTTCAACATAATTCTGAGGAAATAACATGATGCATCTAgaatattttctgtctgtcatatTATGACGCAGCCATAAAACGTGTAACCATCAAACAGCTCAAACGAAGAGCTGAAACAAGCCGATACAAAATATTTATGAcactgtcagacagtgtggaataagatgatttttATGACTTTAAAGCTACTTATGGGGACAGGGAAAAGGGAAAcgcaagaaagaaaaacaaactttgctACCAAACACATTATACAATCTACAAGCTACTTTTTCCAAAATATGCATTATGCATATGCATCCGTCATTGCAGTATGTGTGTAGACTGTAGTTCAGTGACACCCGCCCGACCTGAATATTTCTCTCCCATACAGTTCCAAGAATAGAGTCAAGTGAGGTTAACCTCATACCTTCAAATTGCAGTGCCATAAAAAGAGCAGGCAGAAGCTGAAATCTAATTATCTTCCTTTTATAGTTATGGCCTTAAAGTTTGTATCGCATATTTCCtattcttgcttttttttttcttgctcctGATTTCCCTTTGTGCTGCACTTTAACACACCTGTGTCTCACTGTATTTATGTTTCCCTCTTTGTGTCTATTCTAGGCTCCTTTGTCCTGAACCATCTCATTATGTTCAAgtctttgtttgtatttgtattaggAGATAACTTCAAGTTACCTAGACATAGCTCAGACCAGACACGCCCCCGCTTCTTTTCCTAGTCCACCTGTGTACAGTGCGTCGTCTAACCATTCACAAAGCGTTGAGCGTCACTCCACtgttgaaaacactgcagtgccaTAGCAACACAGTGGTTTAATGACAGTGTACAGTATACATCTTTCAATTTCTCTTTAAAAATAAGATGATTTATCCTCTAAGAGTCAAGTGCTAAAACGATAaattcatttatcaaacaaaccTAAAAAGACTTTCCAGTCTCTCATGCTTTTGTGTTGCTCTCATGATTCTCTGAATTCCTCGGTGATGCCAGGGAGCTTTCTGAAAGCTTCTCTCAGGGTTATTCTCGTCTGCTAAATCTGTGTTTGGCTAAAAGGCTGAGGTGTCTGTGTGAGCAGGCTGCGGAGATATGGGATGCATCCACAGATGGGAATGTAAACAAATAACACTTTCACATAACACTGAGACACTTTATTGGTGATCAAATTCCATCCCTTTTCCAGAGTGAGATGAAGAGCGTTTCTCTGACCTATAACAACAGCAGtgcaataaataaaaccaaacctacAGAGCATCATAGGACTGGATGCTCAACAGTCGCACATAATAGACATCACAACAATAGTCCAACATCCAAACACTCATACAGTCGTTAGCAATAAATAATCACACTAAATAAATTACATTCTAACAAGTTCtggacagtgttttttttccacagcatCTAATGAAGCAGTCAATTCACTCTACTGCTTTCTCACTCCTCACTCCGCTCGTCTCCTTCGTCTTTGAGTCGTGCAGCTGGCtgaaaaaagatggagagaaaccaaaagtcaataagtatgtacattattttctgtaaaagtaaaacagttTGATACGAAATCAACCATGCAACAGATAAGTTATATTGCcaatcatttacatttctatGGGCACTTTTTGGTCGCTTCCTGTCAAGTAAGATAATGCAGATTATGTTTTTAAAGCCACTATTTGCGGatgttttatgtgattatagcatCTTAAAATTTATGTAGAAAAATACACAGTTCACAGAccaacttcctggttcaactttgacctactgtacGAGCCATGGTTGGATTGTTAGCAATAATTTGGGTGTGTTCATTTTTGGGTTTTAGCTCCAAATAATAGTgatttaaaaagtgatttaatAATCTGCCTTAACTGTTGGCTCGTTTACAACCTGTCTAATTGTTTAACCACTCCTCTCTAGTCATTGTCCCGTCAGACTTCGTTGTAGCAATGTTACTGAGTTCCCATATCTCAGCAATTGCTTTGGTGAGTACAATcttatcataactgatagaaatgatggccaaaactatgaaaataaaaatattcctttaaaactaTTGAAAGCCTGCAAACCAATAAGCACAATGAACGTGAGTGAGACTTTAGCCTACGGCACTGATCCCATTTTTGAGCCAACAAGTTATAAATTGAAAGATCTATTTCTTGTAAGTTGAGTTCTCACAGTTATGAAGTAAatctttactgtatgtgtgagccAGACTTGCTTCTCTCAGGGAGGACATTAAGTGACACGTAGGCTACGAGGAGAATGCAGCACGGCCGCATTGTTTGTCTCAAGGCTAAAATGTCTGAGTCTAAACACGTGAAGTCTGCATGCTTGCGTGCATGTGTTGCTCAGTGAGATCTGACCACATGTAAGTGGAGTAACTGAGCTCTTACAGTAAGGTCATCACGTGtacagtcagtgtgtcagtACTGTTATTATTTGGACACACAGGCGAATGTGTACGATGGAGCGTGTGGTTTTTCTTTACGCTGGTATGCAGTGCAGAGATGGGACAGGCTGAGACACCCCCGGGCTAATCTAGAATAATTCCTTTAGTGGGGATTCCTCTTGGCGTGATGCAACTCGCTGTattcaataacaacaacaggcGTACGGgctcctctgtcactctctgtgCCCACTCTTTCCTGTTTGGCTTAAGGCTCACGTGAGCAGACACCACCCTCTTAGGACTTAAGCAAGACTTTTGGAAGAAATACATCACCAAAATATACACCACCGGAAATACAGGAGCTCCTGATAACAGGTCCTTATTGCTTATTGCCATATTGCTTGCAAAAATGGCATTGACGTAGCATCAGCTTGGTGAAGGTTTGGGTTTCCATTTTGAGCCCCagcgactgactgactgctcaCTAGACAAATGCAAGCTCCTCGTTTTAATCCGCTGAACATAGATTTTTCTCTGAACTGACGCTAACAGATTTGAACAGCTatagctaactagctagttaAGCTAACATTAGTCAGCTGAAATCGTACTGAAATCTTACTGAAATCAAAGACttactttttcatgtttcaacCTGACTTGTTTTCAAACTCTGTAAAGTGTTTAAATATGAACTTGATGGCTACATTCATAATATTGCGCTAAAAGACGGAGGCTAAACCTGCAGCAAAAAGTTAACATTTCACCAGCTGATGGTCATACAGAAGACTTGGAAATAAAGGAACAGCACTATTCTTGTACTGCAGTGTAGAGCTACAGTAGTTAGTCCCAGTATGATGAGGGAGAAATCTAAGATCAGACTGTTTAGCTGCTTAGCTTACATACTTGGACAAGCAAGACTGAGGTTGAATTTATACCtaattgtttgtatttgcaaacagtatgtttcagttttaactttaTAAGAGAAAAAACTTTTATTGATGTGTTTGCCGAAATAACGCTATCTCAAATAACGAGTTTGACTGGGGTTGCGAGTATGTAAACTTAAGAGTCTTTAGTGTCTAGTCTACAAAGCAGGGAAATAATAGACAGTGGATGGTGaagtaaaatagaaaacaacCATCAAAACTCTTAATTGCCTACGTACAGTATGACCCCCATGTACACTGCTTTAACAgaagaaatccaaagcttgacagctTTGTAGTTGCTGAGCGATGACAATTTAATTGATTTGCTCAGTAAGAagtacatgagtgtgtgtttgtgtacacacaagTAGGTCAAAACCTCAGGGACACCTACCTCATCGTAACTTGATGCCCTCACACCACAACGTCACCGATGGGTTTCTGTAGCTTCTCCTGCTCCGTCCCAGTTCCCAGGTAGGATGCCAGGAAGTTTTTATGTGACCTGTAACTACAGAAGACATtcaacatataatataataaaagcCGACTATAGCACTGGTGATTATCAGATGATCGCAGTAAAGTTATTTTGAAAGGCAAGAATGCAGTTACATGGCTTTGATCCAGTCTAGACAAATAAAATTCAAGGCATGTTTTCGTTGCGTTTTGGCTGTAATTTCTATAGATTACAGCCCATAAAGTGCattgattattaaaattaaCCCTGTTACAACATTAGACGTTTTTTGATCAGAAATTAAATTGGAGGTAGTTTCGCTCTCAAAGTAATAAGGTCTactttctctccacctccccaCTTCAGTGCTTTGTCCAACTGCGGCTATAAAGCTTTAATTGCACAGCTGGTAATTATTAGCTGTAATTTGGTTACATATTGATAAGGAACTGTGATTACACAGGGAAAGACTTGTCGCACCGTTACAGTAAGTAATAGATATTAGTTTAAAACAAAGCATGAGTAATGCACGTTGACGTGACACAatttatgaaatgaaatcacCAGTTCCATTCTAcgataaaagtaaaaatgagaCACGACAGCTCCTTGAGTCCATTTTGTCTAGGTGGTGAGCAATACCTGTATAGTGTggttgtgtttgggtgtgttaaTGTGCTTTTTGATGTGTCACTGTGTTCAAATGCCAAGAAGTGTTTCTGGACAGGATGTGTGGATtgtaatgtgtgttgtgtggagaTTTGCCAGGGTGTGGATGGTTGCCCTCATGCGTATTCGCTTTAAACTTCAATAATCTGCCCTATAACAGTGTTAAAGAATAAGGAAGAATTAGAGGGCTTTTGTGCCAAACCACTGGCATCAGGTCTTGTCTTATTATAGTTCCAACTATTGTGAAAAGTAATACcaaagcagaagagagaagCAGGTCACACTGATAACCAGTATACTGTGATCTGTTACATACAGTGTTGtgagtttttaattaaaagtttgaacattttttaagttcaatACTCTGTCCTGTACAAAACTGCACACAGCATACTCGTGCGAATCAA from the Enoplosus armatus isolate fEnoArm2 chromosome 4, fEnoArm2.hap1, whole genome shotgun sequence genome contains:
- the LOC139284101 gene encoding granzyme A-like is translated as MFAAKDFTVLISCMVLLIVQTSHGSEIIGGKEVQPHSLPFMALLENKISICGGILINPTWVLTAAHCTDFKKVLLGVHSIKEKENDSRQIRKVKRSVPHPCYDATDKVNDLRLLKLDKPVKQTKTVKCLGLGNAIKEPAAGTNCLVAGWGKTKNSGKQISDVLMSVNVTVIDRVKCNSPEYYSLKPVITSGMICAGSEGNNRADTCQGDSGGPLLCNGALVGVTSFGRKCGILKKPGVYAFLSEKQLIWIKKTMKKSEIE